Proteins encoded within one genomic window of Kibdelosporangium phytohabitans:
- a CDS encoding RHS repeat domain-containing protein codes for MIRRRHRLAGVGIAFAVTAGLVTVTAPVAAADPDPVWSAQREKSIPVRTVPAQQSSGPDAAEEKALRGSPKVEWPKPSVTEVGAQQRTAAAPGPIRVSRKETAAARASNDVIRVEVLDKRLDGPAFRVAGAANQPLSVEVDYSGFRDAFGGDWGNRLKLAVLPDCALTTPEAVDCQPKTVSTRNDGNGTLAADVTPQANQLFAVTAGPSSGAGDFQASTLSPGSTWSSGASSGDFSWRYELDAPPALDGPDPDMSLSYSSGSVDAHTSATNNQPGWAGEGFDFNPGGYIERRYASCSTDTKDSNNSKKTGDLCWRTDNATLQLNGSGGELVRDDATGAWRLRSDDGSKIERVSGKDNGDNDGESWKITTKDGTQYFFGLNKLPGWTTGKATTNSTWTAPVYGNHSGEDCYKAGSFDTSWCQQAWRWNLDYVVDANGNTMSYFYKTETNNYARNMTATKVSGYVRDGYLERIDYGQKDGEVYTKPAVGQVAFTVADRCIPGSECVTSKPQNWPDTPLDQQCTSTTNCNNKFTPTFWSQKRLAKVTTKVWNAGTFKNVDEWTFTHSFPAPGDGTRAGMWLASIKRTGLVGGTAALPEVNFDGVQMPNRVDGIEGIPPMNWWRLKAIRTETGGEIAVNYLPKECAAPGNLPVEDSNAKRCHPLKWTPDSLDDLAKERFDWFHKYVVSDVTEKDLTTGLAPQVTEMKYVGTPAWHHDEEDGLIPAERKSWSQWRGYDRVQTLKGQAGGEREQTETLFFRGMDEDKTSAGGVKDVKVVDSNGVAIDDSNELAGAEREKITYDKVGGKVTERSISDQWVSAPTATRVRSWGTTKARKTGESAIRQTEVHPDGTQFKSGANNAFDDNGLLIRSENLHDLANPNDDTCTRYSYTHNPQTYVLDVEYQEETVRVACDKTPNLPADLVDVERTYYDDNETLGAAPVRGEPTRRDELNGWANGAPTFKTVGRTKYDSYGRAVEAYDVFGKKSTTTYESSVGGPLTKVTTTNPLGHKSSTEYEPAWGEPTAITDTNGKRTEKVFDPLGRVTKSWLPGRNRSQSPSTEHSYLVRANGPNAVINKTLQPDGQYVTDIDLLDGQMRERQSQDPAPGGGRVITDTIYDSRGLEIKTNGPYYNDAPPGTDVVAPDEAMLPAQTVFEYDGQDRLTAEIFKVEGVEKWRTTHSYAGGRYDVDPPDGATPTSKIMDAEGRLVELRQYKGKSPAGEYDKTTYTYTPHGQLETVTDPAGNVWRHEYDLLGREVKTTDPDRGVTEFTYDDGDQVATKKDAKGNVLAFAYDEIGRNTAIHEGTLAGPKRAEWTFDKLADGTPVPGVSVSSTRYVNGNAYTQSITGVDAGNRPTGMTINIPQSEGKLAGSYKFSTTYRQDGDVATATMPAAGGLTEETLTYGYNSLGLPTTLSGKTSYVTNTTYTPYSEPQQVTLSAGGKWVKRSAEYEIGTRRLLRTVTERETPGRTVANTQFTYDAAGNITRIHNQPGADTGEPADTQCFQQDYLRRMTGAWTPRDGNCGTPPSSANLGGPAPYWHGWTYDKAGNRTSETKVTPDGKTTSSTYSYPEPGQARPHAVQKVTTNGPQGTKVDDYGYDPNGNTTARKGQALEWDLEGQLTKVTEGSKVTSYLYDADGERLIRRDSTGTTLYLGTTEVLLTPAGVAQGTRHYVHDDETIAVRTADNRLHWLDPNHVGTAEVTIDEQTQEVTRRRTDPFGSVRGGAPASWPSQQGFVGGTIDADTGLTQVGERAYDPSTGNFISADPEIDYTEPQQMNAYAYANNNPTTYSDPDGRFWVIVARVVAVKVLVPVLKRFVVPVLKRVMVWVGKKIVQGLAWLAKKIGIKWVQVARWVTVMVVKTVRVWVPKIIKKIQKSRVWKEAKKKIAKWIGKKNVQRIKKAIQKVKRVYKKIKEKIKKKREQPKKPRKKQKEKKREPSPELVATGKNTTVGPQVNPRRAGHDFELDGDDVLPQPNKKGEHLGQSTFDNEDALARNTSGGPMWRLPRGTQLPEGLDWVNDNNPPGHHTIYATRRMPFSEYKAKIEGLPWEYVRKIKSTKPKG; via the coding sequence ATGATTCGAAGAAGACACCGGCTGGCGGGAGTGGGGATCGCGTTCGCGGTCACTGCCGGCCTGGTCACGGTCACCGCGCCGGTCGCGGCGGCCGATCCCGACCCCGTGTGGTCGGCACAGCGTGAGAAGTCCATCCCGGTCCGGACCGTACCCGCGCAGCAGTCGAGCGGGCCGGACGCCGCGGAGGAGAAGGCGCTCAGGGGCTCGCCGAAGGTCGAATGGCCCAAGCCTTCCGTCACCGAAGTCGGCGCGCAGCAGCGCACCGCAGCCGCACCCGGCCCGATCCGGGTGTCCCGCAAAGAAACCGCAGCGGCACGGGCGAGCAACGACGTCATCCGCGTCGAGGTGCTCGACAAGCGGCTCGACGGACCCGCGTTCCGGGTGGCGGGCGCGGCGAACCAGCCGCTGTCGGTCGAGGTCGACTACTCCGGTTTCCGCGACGCCTTCGGCGGCGACTGGGGCAACCGCCTCAAGCTCGCCGTGCTGCCGGACTGCGCGCTGACCACACCGGAAGCTGTTGACTGCCAACCCAAAACCGTCAGCACACGCAACGACGGCAACGGCACACTCGCCGCGGACGTGACACCGCAGGCGAACCAGCTGTTCGCGGTCACCGCGGGCCCGTCCTCGGGTGCGGGTGACTTCCAGGCGTCCACGCTGTCGCCGGGTTCGACCTGGTCGTCGGGCGCGTCGTCGGGCGACTTCTCGTGGCGGTACGAGTTGGACGCACCGCCCGCGCTGGACGGCCCCGACCCCGACATGTCGCTGTCGTACTCGTCCGGCTCGGTGGACGCGCACACCTCGGCGACGAACAACCAGCCGGGCTGGGCCGGTGAGGGCTTCGACTTCAACCCCGGCGGCTACATCGAGCGCCGGTACGCGAGCTGCTCAACGGACACCAAGGACAGCAACAACTCCAAGAAGACCGGCGACCTGTGCTGGCGTACCGACAACGCCACGTTGCAGCTCAACGGCAGCGGAGGCGAGCTGGTCCGTGACGACGCCACGGGTGCGTGGCGGCTGCGCAGCGACGACGGGTCGAAGATCGAGCGTGTGTCCGGCAAGGACAACGGCGACAACGACGGCGAGTCGTGGAAGATCACCACGAAGGACGGCACGCAGTACTTCTTCGGCCTCAACAAGCTCCCGGGCTGGACCACCGGCAAGGCGACCACGAACTCCACGTGGACCGCGCCGGTGTACGGCAACCACTCCGGTGAGGACTGCTACAAGGCCGGGTCGTTCGACACCTCGTGGTGCCAGCAGGCGTGGCGGTGGAACCTCGACTACGTCGTGGACGCCAACGGCAACACGATGAGCTACTTCTACAAGACCGAGACCAACAACTACGCCCGCAACATGACCGCCACCAAGGTCAGCGGCTACGTGCGGGACGGCTACCTCGAACGCATCGACTACGGCCAGAAGGACGGCGAGGTCTACACCAAGCCCGCGGTCGGCCAGGTCGCCTTCACCGTCGCCGACCGGTGCATCCCGGGCAGCGAGTGCGTCACGAGCAAGCCGCAGAACTGGCCGGACACCCCGCTCGACCAGCAGTGCACCAGCACGACCAACTGCAACAACAAGTTCACCCCGACGTTCTGGTCGCAGAAGCGGCTGGCGAAGGTGACCACCAAGGTGTGGAACGCGGGCACCTTCAAGAACGTCGACGAGTGGACGTTCACCCACTCCTTCCCGGCCCCGGGCGACGGCACCAGGGCCGGGATGTGGCTGGCGTCGATCAAGCGGACCGGCCTGGTCGGCGGCACCGCCGCACTGCCGGAGGTCAACTTCGACGGCGTCCAGATGCCCAACCGGGTGGACGGCATCGAGGGCATCCCGCCGATGAACTGGTGGCGGCTCAAGGCGATCCGCACCGAGACCGGCGGCGAGATCGCGGTGAACTACCTGCCCAAGGAGTGCGCCGCGCCGGGCAACCTGCCGGTGGAGGACAGCAACGCCAAACGCTGCCACCCGCTGAAGTGGACGCCCGACTCGCTCGACGACCTCGCCAAGGAACGCTTCGACTGGTTCCACAAGTACGTCGTCTCGGACGTGACCGAGAAGGACCTGACCACCGGCCTCGCGCCGCAGGTCACCGAGATGAAGTACGTCGGCACGCCCGCGTGGCACCACGACGAGGAAGACGGCCTGATCCCGGCCGAGCGCAAGTCGTGGTCGCAGTGGCGTGGTTACGACCGGGTCCAGACCCTCAAGGGCCAGGCCGGCGGCGAGCGTGAGCAGACCGAGACGCTGTTCTTCCGCGGCATGGACGAGGACAAGACCTCCGCTGGTGGCGTGAAGGACGTCAAGGTCGTCGACTCCAACGGGGTCGCGATCGACGACAGCAACGAACTCGCCGGTGCCGAGCGGGAGAAGATCACCTACGACAAGGTCGGCGGCAAGGTCACCGAGCGGTCCATCAGCGACCAGTGGGTGTCCGCACCGACCGCGACCCGGGTCCGCAGCTGGGGAACCACCAAGGCACGCAAGACCGGTGAGTCCGCGATCCGGCAGACCGAGGTGCACCCGGACGGCACGCAGTTCAAGTCGGGCGCCAACAACGCCTTCGACGACAACGGCCTGCTGATCCGGTCGGAGAACCTGCACGACCTGGCCAACCCGAACGACGACACGTGCACTCGGTACAGCTACACGCACAACCCGCAGACATACGTCCTGGACGTGGAGTACCAGGAGGAGACGGTCCGGGTCGCGTGTGACAAGACGCCCAACCTGCCCGCGGACCTCGTCGACGTCGAGCGTACGTACTACGACGACAACGAGACCCTGGGCGCGGCACCGGTTCGTGGTGAGCCGACGCGCCGTGACGAGCTCAACGGCTGGGCCAACGGCGCGCCGACGTTCAAGACCGTCGGCCGCACGAAGTACGACAGCTACGGTCGTGCCGTCGAGGCGTATGACGTGTTCGGCAAGAAGAGCACGACGACGTACGAGTCCAGTGTGGGCGGTCCGCTGACCAAGGTCACGACCACCAACCCGCTCGGGCACAAGTCAAGCACCGAGTACGAGCCCGCGTGGGGCGAGCCGACCGCGATCACCGACACCAACGGCAAACGCACCGAGAAGGTCTTCGACCCGCTCGGCCGCGTGACCAAGTCGTGGCTGCCGGGCCGCAACCGCTCGCAGAGCCCCAGCACCGAACACAGCTACCTGGTGCGCGCCAACGGGCCCAACGCGGTCATCAACAAGACGCTCCAGCCCGACGGCCAGTACGTCACCGATATCGACCTGCTCGACGGCCAGATGCGTGAACGGCAGTCGCAGGACCCCGCACCGGGTGGCGGTCGTGTCATCACCGACACGATCTACGACTCGCGTGGTCTCGAAATCAAGACGAACGGCCCGTACTACAACGACGCCCCGCCCGGCACCGACGTGGTCGCGCCGGACGAGGCGATGCTGCCCGCGCAGACCGTGTTCGAGTACGACGGCCAGGACCGTCTGACAGCCGAGATCTTCAAGGTCGAAGGCGTCGAGAAGTGGCGGACCACGCACTCGTACGCGGGCGGCCGGTACGACGTCGATCCGCCGGACGGGGCCACCCCGACCAGCAAGATCATGGACGCCGAGGGCAGGCTCGTCGAACTGCGCCAGTACAAGGGCAAGTCGCCGGCCGGGGAGTACGACAAGACGACGTACACCTACACCCCGCACGGCCAGCTGGAGACCGTCACCGACCCGGCGGGCAACGTGTGGCGGCACGAGTACGACCTGCTCGGCCGTGAGGTCAAGACGACCGACCCGGACCGCGGTGTCACCGAGTTCACGTACGACGACGGCGACCAGGTCGCCACGAAGAAGGACGCCAAGGGCAACGTGCTGGCGTTCGCGTACGACGAGATCGGCCGCAACACCGCGATCCACGAAGGAACACTGGCCGGGCCGAAGCGTGCCGAGTGGACGTTCGACAAGCTGGCGGACGGCACCCCGGTCCCGGGCGTGTCGGTGTCGTCGACGCGGTACGTCAACGGCAACGCGTACACCCAGTCGATCACCGGTGTCGACGCGGGGAACCGGCCGACCGGGATGACGATCAACATCCCGCAGTCGGAAGGGAAACTGGCCGGGTCGTACAAGTTCTCGACCACCTACCGGCAGGACGGTGACGTCGCCACGGCGACGATGCCCGCAGCGGGTGGGCTGACCGAGGAGACGCTGACCTACGGCTACAACAGCCTCGGTCTGCCGACCACGTTGTCCGGCAAGACGTCGTACGTCACCAACACCACCTACACCCCGTACTCGGAGCCACAGCAGGTCACGCTGTCCGCGGGTGGCAAGTGGGTCAAGCGGTCCGCCGAGTACGAGATCGGTACCCGACGGCTGCTGCGTACCGTGACCGAGCGCGAGACGCCCGGCCGGACGGTGGCGAACACGCAGTTCACCTACGACGCGGCAGGCAACATCACCCGGATCCACAACCAGCCGGGCGCCGACACCGGGGAACCGGCCGACACCCAGTGTTTCCAGCAGGACTACCTGCGCCGGATGACCGGTGCGTGGACTCCTCGTGACGGGAACTGCGGCACGCCACCGAGTTCGGCGAACCTCGGCGGCCCTGCGCCGTACTGGCACGGGTGGACCTACGACAAGGCCGGCAACCGGACCAGCGAGACCAAGGTGACACCGGACGGCAAGACCACGTCCAGCACCTACTCGTACCCGGAGCCCGGCCAGGCCCGTCCGCACGCAGTGCAGAAGGTGACCACGAACGGGCCGCAGGGCACGAAGGTCGACGACTACGGCTACGACCCGAACGGCAACACCACCGCTCGCAAGGGCCAGGCCCTGGAGTGGGACCTCGAAGGCCAGCTGACCAAGGTCACCGAGGGCTCGAAGGTCACGTCGTACCTGTACGACGCGGACGGCGAACGCCTGATCCGCCGTGACAGCACGGGAACCACGCTGTATCTCGGCACCACCGAGGTCCTGCTCACGCCCGCGGGCGTGGCGCAGGGCACGCGTCACTACGTGCACGACGACGAGACCATCGCCGTCCGTACCGCCGACAACCGGCTGCACTGGCTGGACCCCAACCACGTCGGCACGGCCGAGGTCACGATCGACGAGCAGACCCAGGAAGTGACGCGCCGCCGGACCGACCCGTTCGGCTCCGTGCGTGGCGGCGCCCCGGCGTCGTGGCCGAGCCAGCAGGGTTTCGTCGGCGGCACGATCGACGCCGACACGGGCCTCACGCAGGTCGGCGAACGCGCGTACGACCCGTCGACGGGCAATTTCATCTCAGCGGACCCGGAGATCGACTACACCGAGCCGCAGCAGATGAACGCGTACGCCTACGCCAACAACAACCCGACCACGTACTCCGACCCGGACGGCCGGTTCTGGGTGATCGTGGCACGGGTGGTCGCGGTCAAGGTGCTCGTGCCGGTGCTGAAACGGTTCGTCGTGCCGGTGCTCAAACGCGTGATGGTCTGGGTCGGCAAGAAGATCGTGCAGGGCCTCGCGTGGCTGGCCAAGAAGATCGGCATCAAGTGGGTGCAGGTGGCCCGCTGGGTGACCGTGATGGTGGTCAAGACCGTGCGGGTCTGGGTGCCGAAGATCATCAAGAAGATCCAGAAGTCCAGGGTTTGGAAAGAAGCGAAGAAGAAGATCGCCAAGTGGATCGGCAAGAAGAACGTCCAGCGCATCAAGAAGGCGATCCAGAAGGTCAAGCGCGTCTACAAGAAGATCAAGGAGAAGATCAAGAAGAAGCGGGAGCAGCCCAAGAAACCCCGCAAGAAGCAGAAGGAGAAGAAGCGCGAGCCCTCGCCGGAGCTCGTCGCGACCGGCAAGAACACCACGGTCGGGCCGCAGGTGAACCCGAGGAGAGCCGGTCACGACTTCGAACTCGACGGGGACGACGTCCTGCCGCAACCGAACAAGAAGGGCGAACACCTCGGCCAGTCCACGTTCGACAACGAGGACGCGCTGGCGCGCAACACCAGCGGCGGTCCGATGTGGCGCCTGCCCCGCGGCACGCAACTGCCGGAAGGCCTCGACTGGGTGAACGACAACAACCCGCCCGGTCACCACACGATCTACGCCACTCGCCGGATGCCGTTCAGCGAGTACAAGGCGAAGATCGAAGGCCTGCCGTGGGAGTATGTGCGGAAAATCAAGAGCACGAAACCCAAGGGATGA
- a CDS encoding FG-GAP-like repeat-containing protein, producing the protein MDTTLVRDPDGMVRPKVTPMKIRLSGGGVSALASLERDGKRLVLSWPRVLPEPELDGDTATYREVLPGVDLRVTADVDGFSQVLVVHNAEAAANPELREIKFGTSGLRVKAGENGTSTAVDDSGHAVFVSGQPTMWDTPAAARSAVPQEIEHRPMQLRVGVNDLTVVPDAAMLTAPDTNFPLYIDPSYSGTQYRWTSVNSYSPDTEYWTSQRDSARVGYQNYSSPTSRYRSFFQVNTAPIAGAQVLNTWFAVTLDHSGACAGTPVDLWHTSAINEGTKVTWNTSKNWWTTKLDTRSGNANEGGGCTTTQPDLPMEFGSAALKTLVQNTANAKTGTLTFGLRAANENDAAQWKKFLPATARLVVEYNNKPRAPIDFTTVPPTPCGTAAAPTALNTASPTFSTIASDPDGDNVRGRLEILDGDTVKHTIDSPLFRSGGAFAWAPVVAGVLPEDQPAKVFNYRARVMDTLAASTDSPRCYFTVDRTRPVPPTITSTDFPDNTPVRPVGELGTVTFARSGTDTDVAGFRYGFQQDKTTMWVAADANGAATVPITVWDDESSRPLYVRAVDKAGNISPSAPSWTLTANVRPVPGTPVRADTNGDRRADFAMLFDQGNGRTAAWNFLSTGSGFSSGYVGWDTDVSGGFPMYRIKSANGDFDGDGRSDIAVLREDPDRKVRLYLLRSDSNRFNAESEPAWIGDYRLSHLRITAGDFDGDGDDDLAVFQGLAGAQTKLWIHKPGGGVFSAPVQQWDSGANGLDVNHLTPVAGDFDGDGDDDIAAFRGAPGTTQTKLWLHTSNAGTFAAPVSQWESTAFDRSKATFVSTNVNGDAAGRDEIVAAHNRGANSTQFQILTAGTNTWATSVGWESTAFDALKSSLAAGDFNGDGKGDIATLYDTGNGQRQMYTFASTGSAFADKRTDWQGAVANVADEVYIEPGRKYRLQPSHSEKCSGVPSGNTADGGAFQQQDCVASAAHQQVELDRVGSTPYFQVKTAAGKCLDVPGWKQEDNIGITQYTCEPTGAPQANQQFRLDYVSGSGMDVVVQPRIVHSDKCVAVSGASTANNAAVVQQACSSAANQRYILRIEP; encoded by the coding sequence GTGGACACCACGCTCGTGCGTGATCCCGACGGCATGGTGCGGCCGAAGGTCACGCCGATGAAGATCCGGCTGTCCGGCGGCGGTGTCAGTGCCCTCGCGTCTCTGGAGCGGGACGGCAAGAGGCTGGTGTTGTCCTGGCCTCGTGTGTTGCCTGAGCCCGAGTTGGACGGCGACACCGCCACCTACCGTGAGGTGCTTCCCGGTGTCGACCTTCGGGTCACGGCCGATGTCGACGGGTTTTCGCAGGTCCTCGTCGTCCACAACGCTGAGGCTGCTGCGAACCCCGAGTTGCGGGAGATCAAGTTCGGTACGTCCGGCCTGCGGGTCAAGGCGGGTGAGAACGGCACGAGCACCGCTGTCGACGACAGCGGCCACGCGGTCTTCGTCTCCGGGCAGCCGACCATGTGGGACACGCCCGCTGCCGCGAGATCCGCTGTGCCGCAGGAGATCGAGCACCGGCCGATGCAGCTGCGGGTCGGGGTGAACGATCTCACTGTCGTACCTGATGCCGCGATGCTCACGGCGCCGGACACGAACTTCCCCCTGTACATCGACCCGTCCTACAGCGGCACGCAGTACCGCTGGACCTCGGTGAACTCCTACTCCCCGGACACCGAGTACTGGACGTCGCAGCGTGATTCCGCGCGCGTCGGCTACCAGAACTACTCGTCCCCGACTTCGCGGTACCGCTCCTTCTTCCAGGTCAACACTGCTCCGATCGCCGGTGCTCAGGTGCTCAACACGTGGTTCGCGGTGACGCTCGACCACTCGGGCGCGTGCGCGGGGACACCCGTCGACCTGTGGCACACCAGTGCGATCAACGAGGGCACGAAAGTCACCTGGAACACCTCCAAGAACTGGTGGACCACCAAACTCGACACCCGCTCCGGCAACGCCAACGAAGGCGGCGGCTGCACGACCACCCAGCCGGACCTGCCGATGGAGTTCGGGTCGGCCGCGCTCAAAACCCTTGTGCAGAACACGGCGAACGCCAAAACCGGCACGCTCACGTTCGGCCTGCGCGCGGCCAACGAGAACGACGCGGCGCAGTGGAAGAAGTTCCTGCCCGCCACCGCGCGGCTGGTCGTGGAGTACAACAACAAGCCGCGTGCGCCGATCGACTTCACCACTGTCCCGCCGACGCCGTGTGGCACGGCTGCGGCGCCGACCGCGTTGAACACGGCCTCGCCGACGTTCTCGACGATCGCGTCCGACCCGGACGGCGACAACGTCCGTGGTCGGTTGGAGATCCTTGACGGCGACACGGTCAAGCACACGATAGACAGCCCGTTGTTCCGTTCCGGTGGCGCGTTCGCGTGGGCACCGGTCGTTGCCGGCGTCCTACCGGAGGACCAGCCCGCGAAGGTGTTCAACTACCGCGCCCGGGTGATGGATACCCTTGCGGCGAGCACGGATTCACCGCGCTGCTACTTCACCGTCGACCGGACGCGCCCTGTCCCGCCGACGATCACGTCAACAGACTTCCCGGACAACACCCCTGTCCGGCCGGTCGGGGAACTCGGCACGGTGACGTTCGCCAGGAGCGGGACGGACACTGATGTCGCGGGCTTCCGGTACGGCTTCCAGCAGGACAAGACCACGATGTGGGTGGCGGCCGACGCGAACGGCGCAGCCACTGTGCCGATCACGGTGTGGGACGACGAATCCAGCCGCCCGCTGTACGTCAGGGCGGTCGACAAGGCAGGCAACATCAGCCCGTCGGCTCCGTCGTGGACGTTGACAGCCAACGTCCGCCCAGTCCCCGGAACGCCGGTTCGCGCGGACACCAACGGTGACCGCCGCGCGGACTTCGCGATGTTGTTCGACCAGGGCAACGGTCGCACCGCGGCGTGGAACTTCCTGTCGACCGGCAGCGGGTTCTCCTCCGGTTACGTCGGCTGGGACACCGATGTCAGCGGCGGCTTCCCGATGTACCGCATCAAGAGCGCGAACGGTGACTTCGACGGCGACGGCCGCAGCGACATCGCCGTGCTGCGCGAAGACCCGGACCGCAAGGTGCGGCTGTACCTGCTGCGGTCGGACAGCAACCGCTTCAACGCCGAAAGCGAACCCGCCTGGATCGGCGACTACCGCCTGTCCCACCTGCGGATCACGGCAGGGGACTTCGACGGGGACGGCGACGACGACCTCGCCGTGTTCCAGGGCCTTGCCGGGGCACAGACCAAACTGTGGATCCACAAGCCGGGCGGCGGCGTGTTCTCCGCCCCGGTCCAGCAGTGGGACAGCGGCGCCAACGGCTTGGACGTCAACCACTTGACGCCGGTCGCGGGCGACTTCGACGGCGACGGTGACGACGACATCGCTGCCTTCCGCGGCGCCCCCGGCACCACGCAGACCAAGTTGTGGCTGCACACCTCGAACGCCGGGACGTTCGCGGCACCGGTGTCGCAGTGGGAAAGCACGGCGTTCGACCGGTCCAAGGCCACGTTCGTGAGCACGAACGTCAACGGGGACGCCGCGGGCCGGGACGAGATCGTGGCGGCCCACAACCGTGGCGCGAACTCGACCCAGTTCCAGATCCTCACCGCGGGCACGAACACCTGGGCGACCTCGGTCGGCTGGGAGAGCACAGCGTTCGACGCGCTGAAGTCCTCACTGGCAGCCGGGGACTTCAACGGCGACGGCAAAGGTGACATCGCGACCCTCTACGACACCGGCAACGGCCAGCGCCAGATGTACACGTTCGCCTCGACAGGATCGGCCTTCGCGGACAAGCGAACCGACTGGCAGGGCGCGGTCGCGAACGTGGCGGACGAGGTGTACATCGAGCCTGGCCGCAAGTACCGCCTGCAACCGAGTCACAGCGAGAAGTGCTCGGGTGTCCCGTCCGGCAACACCGCTGACGGTGGGGCGTTCCAGCAGCAGGACTGCGTCGCCTCGGCGGCGCACCAGCAGGTCGAGCTGGACCGGGTGGGCAGCACGCCGTACTTCCAGGTCAAGACGGCCGCGGGCAAGTGCCTGGACGTGCCCGGCTGGAAGCAGGAGGACAACATCGGGATCACGCAGTACACGTGTGAACCGACGGGCGCACCGCAGGCCAACCAGCAGTTCCGGCTGGACTACGTCAGCGGCAGCGGAATGGACGTGGTGGTCCAGCCGCGGATCGTGCACAGCGACAAGTGCGTGGCCGTGAGCGGTGCCAGTACCGCGAACAACGCGGCTGTCGTGCAGCAGGCGTGCTCCAGCGCGGCGAACCAGCGCTACATCCTGCGAATCGAACCCTGA
- the ftsY gene encoding signal recognition particle-docking protein FtsY, protein MSTELIVILAVVLVLIAVGVVTGLVLAKRRRVSLTEAERKPVEERAKYQAGGKFDLSSGGTGTATVEPPVHPVEDRTEVDGQPGVGDDASVPRDSEKRDIVDIPLPAAEEAPVEIDEIEPTAGRLERLRGKLARSRSTFGQSLLGLLGAGDLDEDSWTDIEDTLLLADLGAATTAEIITKLREELTARGVRTAEDARAVLRSVLVEALHPEMNRSVRALPHDSKPAVVLVAGVNGTGKTTTTGKLARVLVADGRTVLLGAADTFRAAAAEQLATWAARVGAEVVRGKEGADPAAVAFDAVKRGTDAGVDAVLVDTAGRLHTKTGLMDELGKVKRVVEKQTKIDEVLLVLDATTGQNGLTQARVFSEVVDVTGIVLTKLDGTAKGGIVFQVQRELGVPVKLVGLGEGADDLAPFEPGAFVDALLG, encoded by the coding sequence GTGTCCACCGAACTCATCGTGATCCTCGCGGTCGTCCTGGTCCTGATCGCCGTCGGCGTGGTCACCGGCCTCGTGCTGGCCAAGCGCCGCCGGGTGAGCCTCACCGAGGCCGAGCGCAAGCCGGTCGAGGAGCGGGCGAAGTACCAGGCGGGCGGCAAGTTCGACCTGTCGTCCGGCGGGACCGGGACAGCGACGGTCGAGCCGCCGGTTCACCCGGTCGAGGACCGCACGGAGGTCGACGGCCAGCCGGGCGTCGGTGACGACGCGTCGGTGCCGCGTGATTCCGAGAAACGCGACATAGTCGACATTCCGCTGCCCGCGGCGGAAGAGGCGCCGGTCGAGATCGACGAGATCGAACCGACCGCGGGACGCCTCGAGCGCCTGCGCGGAAAACTGGCGCGGTCCCGTTCGACGTTCGGGCAGAGCCTGCTCGGCCTGCTGGGTGCCGGTGACCTGGACGAGGACTCCTGGACCGACATCGAGGACACACTGCTGCTCGCCGACCTCGGCGCGGCGACAACAGCCGAGATCATCACGAAGCTGCGCGAAGAACTGACCGCGCGCGGCGTCCGTACAGCAGAAGACGCCCGCGCAGTACTGCGCTCAGTGCTCGTAGAAGCACTGCACCCCGAGATGAACCGCTCGGTGCGCGCCCTGCCGCACGACTCCAAGCCCGCCGTCGTGCTTGTCGCCGGCGTCAACGGCACAGGGAAGACCACCACCACAGGCAAGCTCGCGCGCGTACTGGTCGCCGACGGCCGTACGGTCCTGCTCGGCGCAGCCGACACCTTCCGCGCCGCCGCCGCGGAACAACTCGCGACATGGGCAGCACGCGTCGGCGCAGAGGTCGTCCGAGGCAAGGAAGGCGCCGACCCCGCCGCCGTCGCCTTCGACGCGGTGAAGCGCGGAACAGACGCCGGAGTCGACGCGGTACTCGTGGACACCGCAGGCCGCCTGCACACCAAGACCGGCTTGATGGACGAACTGGGCAAGGTCAAGCGCGTGGTGGAGAAGCAAACCAAGATCGACGAAGTCCTGCTCGTACTCGACGCGACCACAGGACAGAACGGCCTCACCCAGGCACGCGTCTTCTCCGAAGTGGTCGACGTCACAGGTATCGTCCTCACCAAACTGGACGGGACAGCCAAGGGCGGCATCGTCTTCCAGGTACAGCGAGAACTGGGCGTGCCGGTGAAGCTCGTCGGACTCGGAGAGGGCGCGGACGACTTGGCGCCCTTCGAACCAGGCGCATTCGTGGACGCCCTACTCGGATAG